The Theileria annulata chromosome 2, complete sequence, *** SEQUENCING IN PROGRESS *** genomic sequence TGCAAAGTCACGTTTTTGGTATTTTATGAAACGTCTAAATAAGGCCAAGAGGTCTGGCGGTGAGATTTTAGCTTGTAACAGGTTAAATGAGCCTAAAAAAGGACAAGCTAAAAATTTTGGCCTATTGTTGAGGTATAAGTCAAGGACAGGCACACATAATATGTATAAGGAATACAGAGACTTGACAAGGACTGGAGCAGTTTCACAGATGTATGGTGACATGGCGGGTCGTCATCGTGCCCGTGCCAGTTGTATTCAGATCATCCGTGTGGCTGAGTTGAGTGACAGTGACTGCAAGAAGTCTAAAGTTACACAGATGCACGGGAAGAAGCTCAAGTTCCCAATCCTTAAACCAATGCCACACGTTGAAAGAAAGGATAGGAAACTCTTTTCAACCAAGAGGCCGTCACTATCACTTTAATCTGACTATACTAAGTTTATTTGGTATTAATCTACTATATTATTAaggttattttaatatttaggTGTTATTTACTCCAAATTAGTATTTAGTTAATgatatatacatttatgATTATCGAACATAAGATCGAAGCATCGGAGCTAATGATGAGGCTGGTACTGTTGGTAACGAATCTACCAATGGACTCCGAAAACTGGCCAATACACTACATACTAATGCCGGTACACTAGCCGGTCAACTAACTGGTAGTGATGCTGCTGCTACAGCTGCTAAAGCTCTTGTGAACAAACTGAAAGATGCCGCTAGTAAATCTGGTACCCCTACTGAAAAGGGTCTTGAACAGTTACTCGGAGAACTTAGTGGTGCTACTGGCTCTGACCTAGTTGCTAAGGCCAAATTGGTCAAAGACAAGTTTGTCGGTTTTGGTGACGATACTGTTCAAAAGACATACGACAAAGTGAAAAATGATCCAACTGCTAAAGGTCGAGGTGAATTTACCGCTGTTCAAACTGCATTCAATGCACTTCAGTTTGACTATAACAAGGCCAAACAACCATATTAACCTTGGTTTCAACTTCCCACTTACTACCAAAATGACCACATATTACCATC encodes the following:
- a CDS encoding 60S ribosomal subunit protein L18, putative (chr2.C.cand.74 - 60S ribosomal subunit protein l18b); this encodes MSKKMNSSLKPSLGQNLVQYHIVGRAAPTKKNPNPNTYRMSIFAKNSVLAKSRFWYFMKRLNKAKRSGGEILACNRLNEPKKGQAKNFGLLLRYKSRTGTHNMYKEYRDLTRTGAVSQMYGDMAGRHRARASCIQIIRVAELSDSDCKKSKVTQMHGKKLKFPILKPMPHVERKDRKLFSTKRPSLSL